In the genome of Rhopalosiphum padi isolate XX-2018 chromosome 1, ASM2088224v1, whole genome shotgun sequence, the window AACTATAGCTAAAATCAATACTCGTTATTACTCAATAGAGTTAATGACTTAATTAATTAGTTGCTCCTCTACCATGTTGATGGTTAATTATATGGCATTCCTCTCATTCCCGAGTATTCatgataacatataatattgatttgccATGTTTTCCATATTAGTCTATTTGTGTAATCAACATTTCTTCACTGCTGTCACTACATTAATGATGAGTGGAGTGCAGTTCAGGGAAATCCACAAAAACTCGTGGTTGAGAAAACTACCGGCTGGTGTTGACAAGAAGTCTGCTCTGAAACTGACTGGTGGACAGAAACTATGGACTGTGTTTTGTATACACGACGATACAGAACCAGTGTTAGAATTTTATGTAGATCAAAAGAAAGCAGCTGCACATCGTCCAGATAATACCGTACCATTATCAGATACCGTCCATGTTTCTGCTACTATTTGTCCTTTACCAGTGATGGCAGGTGATCACCAACAACAGTACCAGTATGAATTTGTTGTAACCCTCACCTCAGATGTTGTACGTTTAGCTGCTCCTTCATGGTTAGTGTGCACTTAGTTATTATTCTCTATTtgcgtaataatacattttaccttTATAGGAATCAGATGATGGATTGGGTCCAAGGTTTAGACATGAAATTGCGTGAAATGCATATATTGTCCCCAAAAGAAAATGTCTATACCAAGCCACCAGAGTCTAGACCCCCTCTATTACCAACTAGAGATCCCAACTCTCCACTGCCACCACCACCGCTACGGGACTTGTCAACAAATGTTTTACCTGGTGTTGAACCCGTTGTCTCAGTAGTTCAATCAATAGGTGTGGCTAACCCAAAAATGGTTGATAgaaactgtttttaaattaatattgttatttggttGTTAGGTATAGATGAAGGTCTTTCTTCAGAAATTGAACAAACTTTTTCAACTCCACCTATTAGCCCTAATCCAATGTGAGTAAAatgagtaaatattaaatattgtgaccgaaaataatacttaaatgtttttatttattgatttataaattatacatttatttgttgtaGAAGTCCCAGTGAACCAgtgaataatattaccattgtaGAAGTAATAAATCACAatcaagtatttaattttaatcaaatggaACAAGTTTTAAACCAAACAAATGAGCAATCATCTCAAACATTATCTGAACCATTAATAAATTCTCCTAGGCCCAGTAGATCAACTAGTTCTACAACTGAAAATGTTGCTTCTCCAAGGTCGAATAGTAGACACCATCCAGTTCGAAATGCATCTATTTTAGAAGAATCTGTTAGTGGTGCTAGGTCTAGTAGTCATCCAGAATTTAGTGATAGAACAACTAATGTTGATGACATGCCACAAAGATCTACCAGTGAAGTACAAAATGAAGGTCAACGAATTAAAGTCAGAATTGCTGAACCAGAAGATGGTTGGCATAGAAGAAGAACAAAGAGACAAGATATTATACCTCCAATAACTGATCAAGAAGGAACTAgtaattatgaacatttaatattacctaCAGCTATGCAGTCTAGACCACCACCTGCTTCATCCAATTCAGTACCTGCAGATATTGCGATATTACCAATAAGATCTCAAGTAAAATTCAACAACTTTGGATATTTAatccaaatattattaaaattgttttcttctTTTGTAGTTACCAATTGGTCGAGGTCGTGGTGCTCGTCGAAAAGTTAACGGCGATAGCTCACACCCTGCATTAGGAGCTGATAGAATTCGTGTAGCAGTAAATAGTAGTACACACAATATGTTACAGCCAGTTCCAACACCATTTACCCCTGTAAGTTTTTTAtggatctaaaaatatttatcattacttgataacttaaattttttgtatgataaatGTAGACAGAAAATAGAGATTTATTCAGTCCAAGTCGGTTAACTGTTCGTGAAAAGCAAGTCCTCCAACTACGAAAAGAAATGTCCCATCTCGCTGGTGTACGGTTACAATTGAGACGTAAAGATTGTATTAATACTATTGCTTTGGTTGATGTCTTTCAAACTGTTTGGATTGCTGGATGGAAACAGAAGGAACATCCCATGTTGCATAATGCTTTACATTTAGGTGATCAATTGTTGAGTGTTGCTGGAAAACCTGTAACATGTTCAACAGATGCTCATAAATTAATACGAGCATGGCCAAGCCTCTATGTTggtataatttttctatagaaGTGCCATAGAATTTCGATAGTCTGGATGAATTTAGACCAAGTTTCATCTAGATTACTggtttggaaatatttttaagggaatttaaatgacaaatacATTTTGGTCTATTGCCTTTATTTAGTAgttctgataaaaatattacaaaaacaaatacattataatgtatacaatgtaataatggGTGTTAAAAaagatcaatttttaatatttttatttaataaattaaattatttattagcaaataaatcagttattttttttaagtagtgTTCTCagcttttatttaaaacaatatcaattaatattcatGGTACAGCAAACATGATAAGAGC includes:
- the LOC132931641 gene encoding uncharacterized protein LOC132931641, encoding MMSGVQFREIHKNSWLRKLPAGVDKKSALKLTGGQKLWTVFCIHDDTEPVLEFYVDQKKAAAHRPDNTVPLSDTVHVSATICPLPVMAGDHQQQYQYEFVVTLTSDVVRLAAPSWNQMMDWVQGLDMKLREMHILSPKENVYTKPPESRPPLLPTRDPNSPLPPPPLRDLSTNVLPGVEPVVSVVQSIGIDEGLSSEIEQTFSTPPISPNPISPSEPVNNITIVEVINHNQVFNFNQMEQVLNQTNEQSSQTLSEPLINSPRPSRSTSSTTENVASPRSNSRHHPVRNASILEESVSGARSSSHPEFSDRTTNVDDMPQRSTSEVQNEGQRIKVRIAEPEDGWHRRRTKRQDIIPPITDQEGTSNYEHLILPTAMQSRPPPASSNSVPADIAILPIRSQLPIGRGRGARRKVNGDSSHPALGADRIRVAVNSSTHNMLQPVPTPFTPTENRDLFSPSRLTVREKQVLQLRKEMSHLAGVRLQLRRKDCINTIALVDVFQTVWIAGWKQKEHPMLHNALHLGDQLLSVAGKPVTCSTDAHKLIRAWPSLYVELIIRRVPCGRVFVVRRQEQGQDLGIIQEGGTAEIKDILPNSLAAAHGLSSRTPTLDGLSFTSWTLTEINSRPLNLLFKETEVRDRLNAVGLDISLLVQPTDLISALRKQLKSLKSFKDFLLI